From the genome of Xiphophorus couchianus chromosome 15, X_couchianus-1.0, whole genome shotgun sequence:
ttttatttctatattttgaagaaaaaaatctgtggttGCAATTGTTCACCACAGATATTTGcctttgttaaaatattattttataaaatgcattttgtttttttactttaaacagaTTCTCCTTTGGAAGTGAATACAGGCAGAAAAGCACAgagataattattattttaaagtacgataaaatgtttctgaatgtgttttttttagcagaaaacagagaaagagaccAGATCTACCACAGAGCAGGAGATGAAGCTGTTCTGCCCTGTAACAGATCTTCGTCATTCAACTCATGCTCCTCTGTTGACTGGCTTTATGAGAGAAATGAAGACATGAACAAGGAACAGGAAGTTCAGAGAGGAATCGTTCAGAGTTCATCTCGTTCTGCCAGGCTCAGTTTGGACAGAAACTGTTCTCTGATCATCAACAACATCAATGCCGAGGATGCTGGACTTTACACCTGTCAGCCTGAAGATGGAAGCAGTTATGAAACAGAAGTGTATCTAAATCTGCTGATCAGTGAGTAATCTAAATAATGACTCTCTACCTGCTGATTTCAGTCTTTCTTAACCCTAAAATCTCTGTTTGGATTTGACTGTTTAGATCATGACGTGTTTTTAGTTCAGTCAGGACTGGAACTGGATCCGTCTGATTTTAGAGACTGAAATCTGTTCAGTTCTCTCATTATGATGATATTTATGTTGTAGTGGTGCAGATTATTTAGTTATACTACCAAAGGCTGACCTTCATTGCCAGATGTTAGTCtgcaatgtttttacaaaacagcaaCTATTCAAGacaatagaaataaaagttgTACTTTTGTTTCTctatatagaaaatatttagttctgataggttgtcttattttctttcagtctCTTCATATTTACCAGCTTTTAATCCAACAAAGAATGAAGTGATCACATTATTCTGTTATATGGTGAGATCCTGGTGGTTCAGTTCTTGTCCAGTTAAAAGTCTCCTCTGGGTGGACGAGACAGGAAGGGAACTGACTGGTGAAGGTGATGGATATAAATCTGGAGGACAGATTGGTTGTGTTTCTCATCTGACTGTGAATcttcagagcagcagaagatTCACCTGCCAGTTTGTTGAAGGAAATGAAGTGAAGATAGAAGCTCAGTATGGATCTGAAGGTATGATGTCTTATTCTTATGAATAAGTTAAAATGTTGCAATGGACAACATTCATTGCaacattttgcaataaatttattgatttatttcatcttATTATTAAACAACGTATTTCTAATTTCATGTAATTATTTTGGACACTTTGACTTTTCACACCACAGTTTCTATGTAGATCTCCAGTTTTCTTCTCCATCATGGTGGTTCAGGTACTCCTTGGTTCTAAATGTGGATCCAAAGTCACAAACACTCAGATTGATGTTCAGTCCACCATCATGTTAAAACGATTTTGTTCCTAAATCAGATGAAAATGATCCCATCAGGTTGTTGCTCCGTCTCCTCCTCAGGCCCCCCCGCCTCGTCTCCTCTGAGCTTCATCATGTTGACTCTGAAGATCACAGGACTGATCCTGATGGTTGGAATCACTGTTGGTATCATCAGAACCAGAGGTGAGGAAACTCAGCTACAATGGAGACGATTTACACAGTTCTTACTTTAAtcactttattctgtttttcactGCAGGGAGAAAAAAGCCTCAGAAAGACATTAATGTAAGAGAAACAATcatgaaaaatacattcataGACCTTTTATACATAGATGGAAAAAGACAATCTTGTTTCTTTAGATTTGAAATTTCCATCTTGTAACATCAATTGCCCAATATTgctttattcttcttctttttaaaacctttaccTGAAAACatctcagaagaaaaacatgatttgacttttaatcatgtaaaactgttatttttgcCTGTATTTTCTCATTACTGTCCTTTGTGATGCTTTTGAAGTTTCTCTCTAAATGTCCCTTTTGTGTCTGaacctgttttatccagttaaTGTCTGCTTGTATCTCAGGTTCGTTTTGCTGTTGATGACGACACAGTGAGCTTTGAAAATGATGGAGAACGTTCTGCTGCCGCCGCGCTCCACTGAGCTTCATCACAGCCATGAAGATTCATTAAAAAAGCTTGATTTTAACTGTAAACCAGTCCAATTTTGCATTGAGCTAACTGCATATctaattttaattgtgttaaatTCAGTGTTAATTAAAAACACCGTAGATAAGATAAAAGCTGATTGTTTAGTCTAGAATAGTTTGGGATAAGATgctttaaatgtgttgtttgcTTCCTGTTTGGTGTAAATAAAAGATCTGTCACATATTTTGTCGTATTTCAAAGAACTCGTGTTTTATAAAAGGAAATCATGTAGAGCATGAGGGATTTGCTGATCACTCATTGGTTACATTGTCCAGAAAgtgggaggagagaggagaaaggaCAGGAAGTAAAATATGGgactttgttgaagttttaaaaagtcccgttttgtttttccttatcAAACATGTTTTGGACCAGTCAGCTCCAGATGTTCAGTCGATTTCATCCTTATCTGGCGCTGTGCTGGTTTTGGCCTTGAGGTTATCCTTCTGAAAGCTTTGCTCTCATTGCTTACGTTGTTCTGTGTATTATTTTGGACAGAGGAGCTAAGACAGAATCCATCTTGTTTGAAGAGACTGGAGGAAAAACTGAccattttttctcacttttactACTCTCCAATTTGCAATAGTTGCTCTCATTTCAACTGCTAACGTTTTGTGTTCACTCTGTTATTGTTCTTTCTATAGaagctacacctggtctggtTTAGCTGTGATACCTTCCTGCAGGAGGGCATCCACTGGGATGATGCTGCCATCAACTAATTGTTCTCCTTCTCCTGCTGTTAACATTCCTGGAATCCACAGCTGTAAAATATGGCAGTGAAGATCAACTTCAAGGTTCTTTCATGTACACAAGTGATGCTTGTCCAGAGAACAGTTTCTACTGGTTGGAAAACTGTGTGTGCGTACACATTCATTGTAtgaaataatttgggttataattaattatatttgtGTACAATTAATATAACCTAAAGATTgtatatttacacacatttgaAGACTCTaagctttaaaactgttaattgtttttttgttcctaagttaatattttgactttgaaataaGCCAATGTGTGCTACATGATAAATCT
Proteins encoded in this window:
- the LOC114158624 gene encoding uncharacterized protein LOC114158624 isoform X2, translated to MLVLVLVLVVVLQFEGTREEELHLYHSYRHNVVLPCNSPSSLSSCSDVTWFYNKDKNTQQTVWNGADYQISHRAYKFNLSSSCSLIINYIDNDDAGLYTCRPGSNASSDGFVYLNVLTIYEQHVSSVKDEFTVKCSLERYSGLDVCPENSFRWLDETGTELTEGIWFDVRGPRLCVSSLTVKDESDRGYTCQFVEGNSMKIEVNYTPLSFKENRERDQIYHRAGDEAVLPCNRSSSFNSCSSVDWLYERNEDMNKEQEVQRGIVQSSSRSARLSLDRNCSLIINNINAEDAGLYTCQPEDGSSYETEVYLNLLIISSYLPAFNPTKNEVITLFCYMVRSWWFSSCPVKSLLWVDETGRELTGEGDGYKSGGQIGCVSHLTVNLQSSRRFTCQFVEGNEVKIEAQYGSEGCCSVSSSGPPASSPLSFIMLTLKITGLILMVGITVGIIRTRGRKKPQKDINVRFAVDDDTVSFENDGERSAAAALH
- the LOC114158624 gene encoding uncharacterized protein LOC114158624 isoform X3, encoding MLVLVLVLVVVLQFEGTREEELHLYHSYRHNVVLPCNSPSSLSSCSDVTWFYNKDKNTQQTVWNGADYQISHRAYKFNLSSSCSLIINYIDNDDAGLYTCRPGSNASSDGFVYLNVLTIYEQHVSSVKDEFTVKCSLERYSGLDVCPENSFRWLDETGTELTEGIWFDVRGPRLCVSSLTVKDESDRGYTCQFVEGNSMKIEVNYTPLSFKAENRERDQIYHRAGDEAVLPCNRSSSFNSCSSVDWLYERNEDMNKEQEVQRGIVQSSSRSARLSLDRNCSLIINNINAEDAGLYTCQPEDGSSYETEVYLNLLIISSYLPAFNPTKNEVITLFCYMVRSWWFSSCPVKSLLWVDETGRELTGEGDGYKSGGQIGCVSHLTVNLQSSRRFTCQFVEGNEVKIEAQYGSEGPPASSPLSFIMLTLKITGLILMVGITVGIIRTRGRKKPQKDINVRFAVDDDTVSFENDGERSAAAALH
- the LOC114158624 gene encoding uncharacterized protein LOC114158624 isoform X1, with amino-acid sequence MLVLVLVLVVVLQFEGTREEELHLYHSYRHNVVLPCNSPSSLSSCSDVTWFYNKDKNTQQTVWNGADYQISHRAYKFNLSSSCSLIINYIDNDDAGLYTCRPGSNASSDGFVYLNVLTIYEQHVSSVKDEFTVKCSLERYSGLDVCPENSFRWLDETGTELTEGIWFDVRGPRLCVSSLTVKDESDRGYTCQFVEGNSMKIEVNYTPLSFKAENRERDQIYHRAGDEAVLPCNRSSSFNSCSSVDWLYERNEDMNKEQEVQRGIVQSSSRSARLSLDRNCSLIINNINAEDAGLYTCQPEDGSSYETEVYLNLLIISSYLPAFNPTKNEVITLFCYMVRSWWFSSCPVKSLLWVDETGRELTGEGDGYKSGGQIGCVSHLTVNLQSSRRFTCQFVEGNEVKIEAQYGSEGCCSVSSSGPPASSPLSFIMLTLKITGLILMVGITVGIIRTRGRKKPQKDINVRFAVDDDTVSFENDGERSAAAALH